A genomic stretch from Lathyrus oleraceus cultivar Zhongwan6 chromosome 2, CAAS_Psat_ZW6_1.0, whole genome shotgun sequence includes:
- the LOC127118183 gene encoding uncharacterized protein LOC127118183 isoform X1, with translation MAPRGKQPKKMVGNTRMDAALDAMRQFGFKKKLVRRTVEELLDVYEGTQGWPFIEEGSYRLLIETLLCNQQTCVEDKDDTRRDGVGETSSTATLTTGMTEVGSSCLVAYDSLSCASDDLDSRSQTNDHHQDSAPTINREIGADNKDTNVPTQRFKDQKGISVKSKDDQKPMNNAKENNHKTSMSNVETTIVKNSMIESSKTSEKLPCNRRRRPCHGWISSDDTVDLLYFPPSPLPKHIEKMIGKMEDSHRQRRKSRWDEKPEDDNM, from the exons ATGGCGCCAAGAGGAAAACAACCCAAAAAG ATGGTCGGTAACACGAGAATGGATGCTGCTTTGGATGCAATGCGACAGTTTGGATTTAAGAAAAAACTTGTTCGAAGAACGGTTGAGGAGCTTCTTGAT GTTTATGAAGGAACTCAAGGATGGCCCTTTATTGAAGAGGGTTCTTATAGGCTTCTAATTGAAACTTTACTTTGCAATCAACAAACTTGTGTTGAAGACAAG GATGATACAAGAAGGGATGGTGTTGGTGAGACATCATCAACTGCTACTCTCACAACAGGAATGACTGAAGTTGGCTCCTCCTGTCTTGTGGCTTACGACTCCTTATCGTGTGCTAGTGATGATTTGGACTCTAGATCTCAAACCAATGATCATCATCAAGATTCTGCTCCAACTATCAATCGAGAAATAGGAGCTG ATAACAAGGATACCAATGTGCCAACCCAGAGATTCAAAGATCAAAAAGGCATTAGTGTAAAGTCTAAAGATGATCAAAAGCCAATGAATAATGCCAAAGAAAACAATCATAAAACATCTATGAGCAATGTTGAAACCACTATTGTGAAGAATTCTATGATTGAATCCTCAAAAACAAGTGAGAAGCTTCCATGCAATAGACGTCGTCGACCTTGCCATGGATGGATTAGTAGTGATGATACTGTTGACCTTTTGTACTTTCCTCCTTCACCATTACCAAAACATATAGAGAAAATGATTGGGAAGATGGAAGATTCTCATAGACAAAGGCGCAAGAGTAGATGGGATGAAAAACCAGAAGATGATAATATGTAA
- the LOC127118183 gene encoding uncharacterized protein LOC127118183 isoform X2: protein MLLWMQCDSLDLRKNLFEERLRSFLMLVYEGTQGWPFIEEGSYRLLIETLLCNQQTCVEDKDDTRRDGVGETSSTATLTTGMTEVGSSCLVAYDSLSCASDDLDSRSQTNDHHQDSAPTINREIGADNKDTNVPTQRFKDQKGISVKSKDDQKPMNNAKENNHKTSMSNVETTIVKNSMIESSKTSEKLPCNRRRRPCHGWISSDDTVDLLYFPPSPLPKHIEKMIGKMEDSHRQRRKSRWDEKPEDDNM, encoded by the exons ATGCTGCTTTGGATGCAATGCGACAGTTTGGATTTAAGAAAAAACTTGTTCGAAGAACGGTTGAGGAGCTTCTTGATGTTG GTTTATGAAGGAACTCAAGGATGGCCCTTTATTGAAGAGGGTTCTTATAGGCTTCTAATTGAAACTTTACTTTGCAATCAACAAACTTGTGTTGAAGACAAG GATGATACAAGAAGGGATGGTGTTGGTGAGACATCATCAACTGCTACTCTCACAACAGGAATGACTGAAGTTGGCTCCTCCTGTCTTGTGGCTTACGACTCCTTATCGTGTGCTAGTGATGATTTGGACTCTAGATCTCAAACCAATGATCATCATCAAGATTCTGCTCCAACTATCAATCGAGAAATAGGAGCTG ATAACAAGGATACCAATGTGCCAACCCAGAGATTCAAAGATCAAAAAGGCATTAGTGTAAAGTCTAAAGATGATCAAAAGCCAATGAATAATGCCAAAGAAAACAATCATAAAACATCTATGAGCAATGTTGAAACCACTATTGTGAAGAATTCTATGATTGAATCCTCAAAAACAAGTGAGAAGCTTCCATGCAATAGACGTCGTCGACCTTGCCATGGATGGATTAGTAGTGATGATACTGTTGACCTTTTGTACTTTCCTCCTTCACCATTACCAAAACATATAGAGAAAATGATTGGGAAGATGGAAGATTCTCATAGACAAAGGCGCAAGAGTAGATGGGATGAAAAACCAGAAGATGATAATATGTAA
- the LOC127118184 gene encoding auxin transporter-like protein 1 isoform X1, which produces METMLSEKQGEEIMMSSLNETNEVMNEEREEEKSGNSTSGLKNFLWHGGSVYDAWFSCASNQVAQVLLTLPYSFSQLGMVSGIIFQIFYGLLGSWTAYLISILYIEYRSRKEKENVNFKNHVIQWFEVLEGLLGPYWKAIGLAFNCTFLLFGTVIQLIACASNIYYINDHLDKRTWTYIFGACCATTVFIPSFHNYRIWSFLGLGMTTYTAWYMTIAALVHGQVENVVHSGPKKLVWYFTGATNILYTFGGHAVTVEIMHAMWKPQKFKSIYFFATLYVFTLTLPSAAAVYWAFGDQLLDHSNAFSLLPRNGWRDAGVILMLIHQFITFGFACTPLYFVWEKVIGMHETKSIFLRALARLPVVIPIWFLAIIFPFFGPINSAVGALLVSFTVYIIPATAHMLTYRTASARQNAAEKLPSFMPSWTLMYVINAFVVIWVSIVGFGFGGWASMTNFIKQVDTFGLFAKCYQCPPKLPPPSSNHTMHH; this is translated from the exons ATGG AAACAATGTTATCAGAGAAACAAGGTGAAGAGATCATGATGTCAAGCTTGAATGAAACAAATGAGGTGATGaatgaagaaagagaagaagaaaaaagtGGAAATTCAACTTCTGGTTTGAAGAATTTTCTCTGGCATGGTGGTTCTGTTTATGATGCTTGGTTTAGCTGTGCTTCAAATCAG GTTGCTCAGGTTTTGTTGACACTACCATACTCATTCTCTCAATTGGGAATGGTTTCTGGGATCATATTCCAAATCTTCTATGGATTGCTTGGTAGTTGGACTGCTTATTTGATTAGCATTCTGTATATTGAGTATAGAAGcaggaaagagaaagaaaatgTCAACTTCAAAAATCATGTCATTCAG TGGTTTGAAGTGTTGGAGGGACTACTTGGTCCTTATTGGAAAGCAATTGGATTGGCTTTCAATTGCACTTTCCTTCTCTTTGGAACTGTTATCCAGCTCATAGCTTGTGCAAG TAACATATACTACATAAATGATCACTTGGACAAGAGAACTTGGACTTACATATTTGGAGCATGTTGTGCAACAACAGTGTTCATACCTTCATTTCATAACTATAGGATTTGGTCTTTTCTTGGACTTGGAATGACCACATACACAGCTTGGTATATGACCATTGCTGCCCTTGTTCATGGCCAG GTTGAAAATGTGGTTCACTCGGGTCCAAAGAAACTGGTTTGGTATTTCACTGGCGCGACAAACATACTCTATACTTTCGGCGGGCATGCCGTTACAGT GGAAATCATGCATGCAATGTGGAAACCTCAAAAGTTCAAATCTATCTATTTCTTTGCAACACTTTATGTGTTTACACTTACCCTACCATCTGCTGCTGCTGTTTATTGGGCATTTGGTGACCAACTTTTGGATCATTCCAATGCTTTCTCTCTTCTTCCTCGTAACGGATGGCGTGATGCCGGTGTTATCTTGATGCTCATTCACCAG TTTATCACCTTTGGATTTGCTTGTACACCATTGTACTTTGTGTGGGAGAAAGTGATAGGAATGCATGAAACAAAGAGCATATTTTTAAGAGCACTTGCAAGGTTACCTGTGGTGATACCAATATGGTTTTTGGCTATAATTTTTCCTTTCTTTGGTCCTATTAACTCAGCTGTAGGGGCTCTCTTGGTTAGTTTCACTGTCTATATCATTCCTGCTACTGCTCATATGCTCACTTATAGGACTGCTTCTGCAAGACAG aATGCTGCCGAGAAATTGCCGTCATTTATGCCAAGTTGGACATTGATGTATGTGATCAATGCATTTGTGGTGATATGGGTTAGTATTGTAGGCTTTGGATTTGGAGGTTGGGCTAGTATGACAAACTTCATCAAACAAGTTGACACATTTGGATTATTTGCTAAATGCTACCAATGTCCACCAAAACTACCACCACCTTCATCAAACCACACAATGCATCACTGA
- the LOC127118184 gene encoding auxin transporter-like protein 1 isoform X4, translating into MMSSLNETNEVMNEEREEEKSGNSTSGLKNFLWHGGSVYDAWFSCASNQVAQVLLTLPYSFSQLGMVSGIIFQIFYGLLGSWTAYLISILYIEYRSRKEKENVNFKNHVIQWFEVLEGLLGPYWKAIGLAFNCTFLLFGTVIQLIACASNIYYINDHLDKRTWTYIFGACCATTVFIPSFHNYRIWSFLGLGMTTYTAWYMTIAALVHGQVENVVHSGPKKLVWYFTGATNILYTFGGHAVTVEIMHAMWKPQKFKSIYFFATLYVFTLTLPSAAAVYWAFGDQLLDHSNAFSLLPRNGWRDAGVILMLIHQFITFGFACTPLYFVWEKVIGMHETKSIFLRALARLPVVIPIWFLAIIFPFFGPINSAVGALLVSFTVYIIPATAHMLTYRTASARQNAAEKLPSFMPSWTLMYVINAFVVIWVSIVGFGFGGWASMTNFIKQVDTFGLFAKCYQCPPKLPPPSSNHTMHH; encoded by the exons ATGATGTCAAGCTTGAATGAAACAAATGAGGTGATGaatgaagaaagagaagaagaaaaaagtGGAAATTCAACTTCTGGTTTGAAGAATTTTCTCTGGCATGGTGGTTCTGTTTATGATGCTTGGTTTAGCTGTGCTTCAAATCAG GTTGCTCAGGTTTTGTTGACACTACCATACTCATTCTCTCAATTGGGAATGGTTTCTGGGATCATATTCCAAATCTTCTATGGATTGCTTGGTAGTTGGACTGCTTATTTGATTAGCATTCTGTATATTGAGTATAGAAGcaggaaagagaaagaaaatgTCAACTTCAAAAATCATGTCATTCAG TGGTTTGAAGTGTTGGAGGGACTACTTGGTCCTTATTGGAAAGCAATTGGATTGGCTTTCAATTGCACTTTCCTTCTCTTTGGAACTGTTATCCAGCTCATAGCTTGTGCAAG TAACATATACTACATAAATGATCACTTGGACAAGAGAACTTGGACTTACATATTTGGAGCATGTTGTGCAACAACAGTGTTCATACCTTCATTTCATAACTATAGGATTTGGTCTTTTCTTGGACTTGGAATGACCACATACACAGCTTGGTATATGACCATTGCTGCCCTTGTTCATGGCCAG GTTGAAAATGTGGTTCACTCGGGTCCAAAGAAACTGGTTTGGTATTTCACTGGCGCGACAAACATACTCTATACTTTCGGCGGGCATGCCGTTACAGT GGAAATCATGCATGCAATGTGGAAACCTCAAAAGTTCAAATCTATCTATTTCTTTGCAACACTTTATGTGTTTACACTTACCCTACCATCTGCTGCTGCTGTTTATTGGGCATTTGGTGACCAACTTTTGGATCATTCCAATGCTTTCTCTCTTCTTCCTCGTAACGGATGGCGTGATGCCGGTGTTATCTTGATGCTCATTCACCAG TTTATCACCTTTGGATTTGCTTGTACACCATTGTACTTTGTGTGGGAGAAAGTGATAGGAATGCATGAAACAAAGAGCATATTTTTAAGAGCACTTGCAAGGTTACCTGTGGTGATACCAATATGGTTTTTGGCTATAATTTTTCCTTTCTTTGGTCCTATTAACTCAGCTGTAGGGGCTCTCTTGGTTAGTTTCACTGTCTATATCATTCCTGCTACTGCTCATATGCTCACTTATAGGACTGCTTCTGCAAGACAG aATGCTGCCGAGAAATTGCCGTCATTTATGCCAAGTTGGACATTGATGTATGTGATCAATGCATTTGTGGTGATATGGGTTAGTATTGTAGGCTTTGGATTTGGAGGTTGGGCTAGTATGACAAACTTCATCAAACAAGTTGACACATTTGGATTATTTGCTAAATGCTACCAATGTCCACCAAAACTACCACCACCTTCATCAAACCACACAATGCATCACTGA
- the LOC127118184 gene encoding auxin transporter-like protein 1 isoform X2 — MLSEKQGEEIMMSSLNETNEVMNEEREEEKSGNSTSGLKNFLWHGGSVYDAWFSCASNQVAQVLLTLPYSFSQLGMVSGIIFQIFYGLLGSWTAYLISILYIEYRSRKEKENVNFKNHVIQWFEVLEGLLGPYWKAIGLAFNCTFLLFGTVIQLIACASNIYYINDHLDKRTWTYIFGACCATTVFIPSFHNYRIWSFLGLGMTTYTAWYMTIAALVHGQVENVVHSGPKKLVWYFTGATNILYTFGGHAVTVEIMHAMWKPQKFKSIYFFATLYVFTLTLPSAAAVYWAFGDQLLDHSNAFSLLPRNGWRDAGVILMLIHQFITFGFACTPLYFVWEKVIGMHETKSIFLRALARLPVVIPIWFLAIIFPFFGPINSAVGALLVSFTVYIIPATAHMLTYRTASARQNAAEKLPSFMPSWTLMYVINAFVVIWVSIVGFGFGGWASMTNFIKQVDTFGLFAKCYQCPPKLPPPSSNHTMHH; from the exons ATGTTATCAGAGAAACAAGGTGAAGAGATCATGATGTCAAGCTTGAATGAAACAAATGAGGTGATGaatgaagaaagagaagaagaaaaaagtGGAAATTCAACTTCTGGTTTGAAGAATTTTCTCTGGCATGGTGGTTCTGTTTATGATGCTTGGTTTAGCTGTGCTTCAAATCAG GTTGCTCAGGTTTTGTTGACACTACCATACTCATTCTCTCAATTGGGAATGGTTTCTGGGATCATATTCCAAATCTTCTATGGATTGCTTGGTAGTTGGACTGCTTATTTGATTAGCATTCTGTATATTGAGTATAGAAGcaggaaagagaaagaaaatgTCAACTTCAAAAATCATGTCATTCAG TGGTTTGAAGTGTTGGAGGGACTACTTGGTCCTTATTGGAAAGCAATTGGATTGGCTTTCAATTGCACTTTCCTTCTCTTTGGAACTGTTATCCAGCTCATAGCTTGTGCAAG TAACATATACTACATAAATGATCACTTGGACAAGAGAACTTGGACTTACATATTTGGAGCATGTTGTGCAACAACAGTGTTCATACCTTCATTTCATAACTATAGGATTTGGTCTTTTCTTGGACTTGGAATGACCACATACACAGCTTGGTATATGACCATTGCTGCCCTTGTTCATGGCCAG GTTGAAAATGTGGTTCACTCGGGTCCAAAGAAACTGGTTTGGTATTTCACTGGCGCGACAAACATACTCTATACTTTCGGCGGGCATGCCGTTACAGT GGAAATCATGCATGCAATGTGGAAACCTCAAAAGTTCAAATCTATCTATTTCTTTGCAACACTTTATGTGTTTACACTTACCCTACCATCTGCTGCTGCTGTTTATTGGGCATTTGGTGACCAACTTTTGGATCATTCCAATGCTTTCTCTCTTCTTCCTCGTAACGGATGGCGTGATGCCGGTGTTATCTTGATGCTCATTCACCAG TTTATCACCTTTGGATTTGCTTGTACACCATTGTACTTTGTGTGGGAGAAAGTGATAGGAATGCATGAAACAAAGAGCATATTTTTAAGAGCACTTGCAAGGTTACCTGTGGTGATACCAATATGGTTTTTGGCTATAATTTTTCCTTTCTTTGGTCCTATTAACTCAGCTGTAGGGGCTCTCTTGGTTAGTTTCACTGTCTATATCATTCCTGCTACTGCTCATATGCTCACTTATAGGACTGCTTCTGCAAGACAG aATGCTGCCGAGAAATTGCCGTCATTTATGCCAAGTTGGACATTGATGTATGTGATCAATGCATTTGTGGTGATATGGGTTAGTATTGTAGGCTTTGGATTTGGAGGTTGGGCTAGTATGACAAACTTCATCAAACAAGTTGACACATTTGGATTATTTGCTAAATGCTACCAATGTCCACCAAAACTACCACCACCTTCATCAAACCACACAATGCATCACTGA
- the LOC127118184 gene encoding auxin transporter-like protein 1 isoform X3 gives MEKQGEEIMMSSLNETNEVMNEEREEEKSGNSTSGLKNFLWHGGSVYDAWFSCASNQVAQVLLTLPYSFSQLGMVSGIIFQIFYGLLGSWTAYLISILYIEYRSRKEKENVNFKNHVIQWFEVLEGLLGPYWKAIGLAFNCTFLLFGTVIQLIACASNIYYINDHLDKRTWTYIFGACCATTVFIPSFHNYRIWSFLGLGMTTYTAWYMTIAALVHGQVENVVHSGPKKLVWYFTGATNILYTFGGHAVTVEIMHAMWKPQKFKSIYFFATLYVFTLTLPSAAAVYWAFGDQLLDHSNAFSLLPRNGWRDAGVILMLIHQFITFGFACTPLYFVWEKVIGMHETKSIFLRALARLPVVIPIWFLAIIFPFFGPINSAVGALLVSFTVYIIPATAHMLTYRTASARQNAAEKLPSFMPSWTLMYVINAFVVIWVSIVGFGFGGWASMTNFIKQVDTFGLFAKCYQCPPKLPPPSSNHTMHH, from the exons ATGG AGAAACAAGGTGAAGAGATCATGATGTCAAGCTTGAATGAAACAAATGAGGTGATGaatgaagaaagagaagaagaaaaaagtGGAAATTCAACTTCTGGTTTGAAGAATTTTCTCTGGCATGGTGGTTCTGTTTATGATGCTTGGTTTAGCTGTGCTTCAAATCAG GTTGCTCAGGTTTTGTTGACACTACCATACTCATTCTCTCAATTGGGAATGGTTTCTGGGATCATATTCCAAATCTTCTATGGATTGCTTGGTAGTTGGACTGCTTATTTGATTAGCATTCTGTATATTGAGTATAGAAGcaggaaagagaaagaaaatgTCAACTTCAAAAATCATGTCATTCAG TGGTTTGAAGTGTTGGAGGGACTACTTGGTCCTTATTGGAAAGCAATTGGATTGGCTTTCAATTGCACTTTCCTTCTCTTTGGAACTGTTATCCAGCTCATAGCTTGTGCAAG TAACATATACTACATAAATGATCACTTGGACAAGAGAACTTGGACTTACATATTTGGAGCATGTTGTGCAACAACAGTGTTCATACCTTCATTTCATAACTATAGGATTTGGTCTTTTCTTGGACTTGGAATGACCACATACACAGCTTGGTATATGACCATTGCTGCCCTTGTTCATGGCCAG GTTGAAAATGTGGTTCACTCGGGTCCAAAGAAACTGGTTTGGTATTTCACTGGCGCGACAAACATACTCTATACTTTCGGCGGGCATGCCGTTACAGT GGAAATCATGCATGCAATGTGGAAACCTCAAAAGTTCAAATCTATCTATTTCTTTGCAACACTTTATGTGTTTACACTTACCCTACCATCTGCTGCTGCTGTTTATTGGGCATTTGGTGACCAACTTTTGGATCATTCCAATGCTTTCTCTCTTCTTCCTCGTAACGGATGGCGTGATGCCGGTGTTATCTTGATGCTCATTCACCAG TTTATCACCTTTGGATTTGCTTGTACACCATTGTACTTTGTGTGGGAGAAAGTGATAGGAATGCATGAAACAAAGAGCATATTTTTAAGAGCACTTGCAAGGTTACCTGTGGTGATACCAATATGGTTTTTGGCTATAATTTTTCCTTTCTTTGGTCCTATTAACTCAGCTGTAGGGGCTCTCTTGGTTAGTTTCACTGTCTATATCATTCCTGCTACTGCTCATATGCTCACTTATAGGACTGCTTCTGCAAGACAG aATGCTGCCGAGAAATTGCCGTCATTTATGCCAAGTTGGACATTGATGTATGTGATCAATGCATTTGTGGTGATATGGGTTAGTATTGTAGGCTTTGGATTTGGAGGTTGGGCTAGTATGACAAACTTCATCAAACAAGTTGACACATTTGGATTATTTGCTAAATGCTACCAATGTCCACCAAAACTACCACCACCTTCATCAAACCACACAATGCATCACTGA